In the Treponema maltophilum ATCC 51939 genome, CAACAGCACCGCCGAAGGCAATATCATGGAATATATAAAAGATTTGTTTGTCTTTATCATATATTATTTTGCCATTATTTCTTCTATAGCTTTTTTTGCGGCAGCCAAACCGTCGTCGATGCTCTTTCCTGCGGAAACGACATTCGAAAGTTCTATGCCGAATGCATTTTCAACGGACGACCATTTCGGTGTGCGCGGGCGTACGACCGAATTATTGGTGCCTTCGTAAATAACGCTGAAATACGGATATTTTGCGGTTATTGCGGAATCGGTAAAAACGCTTGTACGTGTAGGAACGCCGCCCTTATCAACTGCGGACTTTTGCACTTCCGCACTTGTTAAATAAGTTAAAAGTTTTAAAGCCGTTTCTTTATGAGTACTGTTTGCGGTAATACCCATCATCCAGTTGCCGATCATACCTGTTGCGTGTTTTTCCGAAGACGAGGATACGCGATCGGGAATTGCGGCATAGGAAGCTTGAGCGTTTGACGAAGAAATAAACCACGAAGGCCAGCCCAAAGCCATACCCGCATTACCGTTCGCAACGGAAGCGACAATATCGTTCTTTTCATAATTGGCACCGGCGGCAAACAAATCACAGTACATTTTTAAAGCTTTTTTTGCTTCGGGCGAATCTACGACAACGTTCCAGTTTTCATCAAATACATCGCCTCCGTAAGCCCATAAAACCGGCAAAAAATCGGATACAATGGGATTTCCCTGCTGGCCGCGGATTACATAACCGGCTTTTCCCGCCGATTTTATTTTTTTTGCGGTTTTCAGCACATCTTCCCACGACGACGGCAGCGGCATTCCCGCATCTTTTAAAACGGAATCATTGTAAAAGAAAAGCTGAACGTTTCCCGTAAAAGGCAGCGCATAGGTATCGCCTGTCGCATACGGGCTTTTTCCCAAAGCCAAAGATTTTTCCACAAAGTCCGTATCGTCTTTATAGCCCATTGCGGTTAAATTCTGCAAAACGCCGTTTTCCGTAAATTCGGGCATAACCGGATCGTCGATCATCACCAAATCGTATACGCCTTTTGTGTTGATGGAATCCAAAGCGGCGTGCTGTTTTAAGTCGTCCGCGCTGAAAGCAAGTACGTTTACCGTACAATTATTTTTTTGTTCGAAATCGCCCTTTACGGCTTCGATAACATCGGTATGCGTACCGCCGCGCGCGGCAACGGTTAAAACGATTTTTCCCGTAGAAGATACCGAGCTTTCATTCTTTCCCTTGCATCCCGAAAAACATACAATCCCGGCAACAAAGACCGCAAGGGCCGCAGCGATTTTTACTTTTTTCATTTTCTCCTCCTAAAAATATATTAAAAAAGTTTGTCGGTTCGGTAAGGCTTAACCTTTTACGGCGCCGCCGGCCAAACCTTTTATAAGATACGTTTGAGCAAAAAGCACAAAAAGCGACACCGGAATAACCGAAAGCACGCCGCCTGCGGCTATGTTTCCCCATTGCGCCAGTTCCTGTTCACTGTTTAACGTCGCCAATATAAGGGGGACGGTATAGTGATCCGATTTTTGTACGAAAATAACGCCGTACAGATATTCGTTCCATGAAGTCATAAAGGTTAAAATCAGTACGGCTGCAAGGCCGGGAAGAATAAGCGGTAAAATGATTTTCAAAAAAACCGTCCATTCTCCCGCACCGTCGATTTTCGCACTTTCCTCCAATTCTTTCGGCTGGTTCGCAAAAAAGCTTACCAAGTACCAAATAATAAAAGGAATGTTTAAAAGTATATGCGATAAGACTATGGGAATTTTCGTCCCCAGCAAGCCGATACGGTTCATCATAACGTACAGCGGAATGGCAAAAGCGATCGGCGGCAAAACTCTGAGCAAAAGCACCCACAAAATCCCCGTCTTTTTCAAACGAAAAGCAAAACGTGCGCGCGAAAATATATACGCGCAGGGAACACCGGCACATACCGCAATCGCAAGCGAAACCAAAGCAACCTGCAAACTGTTTACGATCGAATTACCTATATGCTTAAATTTGAACAACGAAACAAAATGGCTGAAAGTAAAAGAGTGAGGCAGAATGGAAAGCTTTGCCGTTAATTCGGCATTGCTGCGGATGGAAAGCGACAGCATCCAATAGATGGGAAACAAAGTCCAAAGCAACACAATCGCAAGAAACAACGCTTTAAGAGGCCTTATTTTATATTTCATAAAAACATCCTATTCCCAAAACGCGTTTTTACACGGAAACGGAGCGTACGTCCTCGTCCGTATAAAAGTTTTCTATATACTTGCGGACATCGGCGCGCGTTCCCCGGAAGGGGCCCTTTGTTTCCATCTTAAGCGATACGAGCGCGGTTGCAAACAGTAAAGCTTCGGGTATGGAAGAAGTGTTGCGCTCGGCGATATAGGTCGCAAAGCAGGTGTCGCCCCGCCCGGTGCGGCCGGCAAGGGAACGCGCCTTTATCGGGCAGCTGTACAAAAAATCGCGCGTGCGCACGATAACCTCGGTATTGTGCGTAATGAGTACTTCTTTTGCGCCCCAATCGCACAGCTGCGCGGCGGCCTTGCGCGTATCGGATAAGCCGGTCAGGATTTCGCCCTCTTTTGCGTCGGTTTTAAAATAATCTATATAGGATAAATACGTGCGTTTATTTTTCCAATCGGCATAATCCATGGAGCCGGAGGTTGTCGGGCGCCGGAGCAGGCACTGGGCATCGACGGCGATTTTACCGTGGCCGAGTGCGGCGACAAAAAGCGTATCGTCAAAATCGTCGGTGGTTAAACCTGCAAAATGATAAATGCGCGCCGGAACTTTTAAGATATCGCAGGCATAAAAGGGATCGGATTCGCTGATCAAATCGCACGTGCGCTGTTCTTTGTCCGCCGTAAAATAGGTATTGCGGATTGAAGTCGTATCGGCGCTGAAAAAACGGTACACGTCCATGGGCGCCTTATCCAATTCGGCAAGCGTTGAACTGTCCGTATCGTTGCATTTGGTGCACACGGCCGTTTTAAAACCCGCACCGTACGCGGCATAGCCCGATTGAATTATCGCGCCGCCGAGCAGACGGTCTTCGTTGCCCAAGTGGTCGATCATAATGTCTTTTGACACGGGACCGATGCACACGATATCGTACAGTCCTTCAAATTTCTTTGATCGCGCACTCAACAGACATTCCGATGCTTGAATGACGCGGTTTGCCGTTATGCCGTCAACGCCGAAATCGATCATACGTTTTACGTCGTTTGCGCCGTCAACCGTCCATACAAAAACCTTCAGCCCCTGTGTATGGCAAGCGTCGACAAGGTCTTTCGAAGCGTCTTTATAATATAAATTGAGCGCCTTTAAACCAGGCATTTTTTGTTTTAAATCGCGCAAAAAAGAATCGGCGCCGGACTTTAAAGAAGCGCCGTCTATATTGAACAGGACGCGACCTTTGCCGTTTTTAAGCGCGCAAAAACTTTCCTGCGAAACCGAACCGCTGAAAAACGCGCGGTACATAAAATTCTTTTGTTCCAAATATTCGGCAAGCGAGCATACAATATCTTCTTTTAAATCGAAGTTGACGCAGACGGAAGGCTTTTTACCCAAGAATTCGAGCGCTTCATCGAGCATTACGGCGGACTTTCCGTGCGGCGCATCGTGCGAAAGATAAAATCCGTCCGCACTTTTGCGCACATCGATTTCGATAATGTCGCAGGGCAGATCGAGCGCCTTTTGTATATATTCGGCGGAATTCGGTACCGTATTTTCACAGCCGCTGTGGGCCGTCAATAAAATCAATTTTTCGGACATAGCATTCTTCCTTTAGAAAATCCTTCAACGATATTGTTCAACTATAACATGAGAATTCGGCGCTGTCAAATATTTTAAAGAGTTTTTCAAAAATCGGTTATATTTTGAGTAATTATATGTGCACTTATGAATTTTCTTGCAAATTTTATCGTTATGCTCTATGATGTGGTAAATAAGAAAAACTTTTTCGCAAGTTGATTCGCTGCCTGCGCGAGCGGGCGCGTAAATCGGTTCTTTACAGAACAGAGCCGCGAGGCTCTATACTTGCTTCAAAAGTTTTTTAGGAGGAGCGATAAAAAGCGCCGTCTGAAATGGCGCCGGCACTTTTTATGCCGAGTTTGCGTTGCAAACTCGTTATCTATTGCGCTTTCTCAACTCTCGTTTGCGAAAGCGCGAAAAAACTTTTTCGCAAGTTGACACTTGCTTCAAAAGTTTTTTAGGAGGAAGTATGTTTAAAAAGGATGCGGTTTTTTTGGGTATTGCGCCGATCGGCTGGTGCAATGACGATATGCCGGAATTGGGCAAAGAAAATACCTTTGAGCAAATTATAAGCGAAATGGCTTTGGCGGGTTTTACGGGCTGCGAAATCGGCAACAAGTATCCGTCGGATCCGGCGGTTTTAAAAGAAGCGCTCGACTTGCGCGGTATGCGCATTGCAAGCCGCTGGTACAGTTCTTTTTTGCTGACCAAACCGCTGAAAGAAAATGTCGCTTCTTTTAAAAAAGAATTGGATTTTTTAAGCGCGGTAAAAGCAAACCGCATAAACGTGAGCGAACAAAGCTACAGCATACAGGGTAAGATGGATGTTCCCGTTTTGCAAAACAAAAAGCACGTGATGAACGATGAGGAGTGGAAAACCTTTACGACGGGATTAAACGAACTGGGAAAGGTTGCGACGGACAAGGGCTTTAAGCTGTGCTATCACCACCATATGGGAACGGTTGTGCAAAGCCTTACCGAAACGGAACGCATGATGGAACAAACCGACCCGCGTTATGTGTACCTGTGCTACGATACGGGACACTTCACTTTTGCAGGCGAAGACCCGGCAGCCATTTTGAAAAAACACATAGGACGCGTCGGACACGTACACTTAAAAGACGTTCGGCCGAAAGTCCTCAAGCAGGTAAAAGACAACGGCTGGAGTTTTTTAACCGCAGTTAAAAACGGCGCGTTTACCGTTCCCGGCGACGGCTGCATAGATTTCGACACGGTATTCAAGCTGCTTGCCGACAACAAATACGAAGGTTGGATTTTGGTGGAAGCCGAACAGGATCCGGCAAAAGCGAATCCGTTCAAATACGCCAAAATGGCGCGCGCCTTTATAAAAGAACACGCAAAGATATAGGACATATCGAAAAAACCGCTTTTAGCGTTTTTTTTCGATATGTCGCCGAGTTTTCACTCGCGATAATACAGCGAGTGAAAACATCGCATCTACAATTAAGGAAACTGTCCAAAAACTGAAGTTTTTGGACAGCCTCGTCAAAGTCCGGTTTGCCGCGGAAAAGGCAAACCGGATGCCCTTTTGCTTTTCCGGCTAATTCTTTTCCCACGCCTTTTCTTTTAAGTTCGTATAAATGTACACGCCTGCCGACACGGAACACAGCAAAAACATAATGACCGAAAGTGCGGCCGCGCGTTCGTAGCGCAAATACTTATTGAATTGATCGAACAGCGAAATGCCGAGCATTTTCGGAAAGTTGCCGCCCATCAAATACGGCGTCGTAAAAGCGCCGACATTTGACATAAACACAAAGGTTCCGGCAACGACAATGTCTTTAAGCGACAGGGGCAAAATCATCGAAAAGAACACGCGGATTTTACTTGCACCGACGTCGCGCGCGCTTTCGATTATCGAATCGGGAACGGCGCTCAAACCCGCGGTAATCATAAGAGCGGCAAAGGGAATGTTAAACCACAGGTTCATAAGAATCATGCCGCCCGCATGGTACATAAGCCCGAGCTTAATGTCCGCGCCGAACACGTTCGAAATGCGGTTTATAAGACCGGAATCGCGGATAATCGTAATCATCGCATACACGGCGACAAGGCCGGGAACGAATCGCGGAAGCAAATACAAACTGCCGATTGCGCGCGAAAAGGGCGAATCGACAAAGCGCAAAAACAGAGCCAAAAGATAGGCAACCGTAATCGCGATAACCACCGTCATAACAACGACGAACAAGGTAAAGCCCAAATTGGTCAATTCGCGTTTTGTCGTAAAAAAGAACAGGTAATTTTCAAACGTGAATTCTCCGGTTTTCGGGTGCGTAAAACTTTTTTGTACCGCAGCGATAATCGGAAGGGCAACGACCGCCATAACCGTTAAAAACGCGGGCATCACCAAACCGTATGCAACCAAGCGTTGTTTAATCGTTTTATTCATAACCGCGCCCCTTTTTAAAACTCGTGATATCGGTTTAAGCCCAAGTGAACCTGTTGTCCGGGCGCCAGATTTTTTGCCTGTTCGCGCGTCGCAAAACAGCGCACAATCGAATTTCCGCATTGCACGGTTACTTCTTCGTAGTGGCCGAGTACCATAATCGTGCGGATTGTACCGGAAAAATCCGAAGCTTTTTCGCTTATCGTAATATCTTCCGGGCGGGCGGCGATAATTTTTCCGTTGTGATTCAAAAAGTTCATATCGCCGATAAACGAAGCAACGTAGCGCGAAGCGGGCTTGTCGTAAATTTCGGTGGGGGTACCGATTTGTTCGAACACGCCCTTATTCATAACGACGATGCGGTGTGAAATTCCCATCGCTTCTTCCTGGTCGTGCGTAACAAACACAACCGTAATGCCCAGTTCCGATTGAATCTTTTTGAGCTCTTCGCGCATTTGCTGGCGGATTTTCGCATCAAGGGCCGAAAAAGGCTCGTCGAGCAAAAGCACTTCGGGCTTGAGCATCAAAGAACGCGCAATCGCAATGCGCTGTTGCTGGCCGCCGGAAAGCTGCCCCGGATATTTTTTTTCGCAGCCGCTCATGGATACAAGTTCCAAATATTTTTCGATTTCGGTTTTAATCGTCGCTTTCGGAATTTTACGCAGCTTAAGGCCGAAGGCAAGATTTTCGTAAATGGTCATGTGCGTCCACAAGTTATAGCTTTGAAAGACCATAGCCGTCGGCCGTTTTTCCGGCGGCAGCGCAACAATCGATTTATTGTCGATTAAAATATCGCCCGAAGTTACATCCAAAAAGCCGCCGATCGTACGCAAAATGGTACTTTTACCGCAGCCGGAAGGTCCGAGCATGGTTACGATTTCGCCCTCATAAATACTCAAGTTTATGTTTTGTACCCCGTCGCCGTTTTTATACAGCTTCGACATATTCCGGATTTCAAGCTTTACCGGCCGATTTTCTTTATTTTCATTCATCTTTTTCCTCGCATTGTAAACATTTTAAAGACAACTTTGAAAACGCGTTTTTATTTCATTTTAAAACCGCCGGCAATAGCGGCAGGTCCGATATATTTTCTCATTGCCAATATAAGCACCAAAGACGGAACAATCAGTATGAGCGCAAAAACGGCTCCGGCTTGTCCCGGGTAATCGAGAATAACACCGTACATTTCGACCGGCATGGTTTTTATGCGCCCCAAGCCGACGAGCATGGTTCCCTGGGCTTCTTCCATGGAACCCAAAAAAGTATACAACGTCGCGACGGCGATGCCGGGCATAGCCATCGGAAGCGTTACCGAAAAAAAGGTGCGCAAGGGACCGGCACCCACATCGCGCGCAGCTTCTTCCTGCTGGCGGTGTACGGAACGGAACGCACTTGCGGGAAGCCACACCATAAACATCATCGAATTGATCATGTGAATGATGACGACGCCGGCAAGGGTGCCCATCAAATTATATTTATAAAACAAAATACCTATGGATGTATAAATTCCCAATTTGGGGAAGGCATTCGTCAGTAAAAACGAAAGCATAAAAATCTTTCTGCCGGGAAATTTAAAACGGGCAAGCGCATAGGCCGCGGGAATGCACAGCACCATCGAACACATAGTCGTAATTGCGGCGACGGTAAACGACTGAACAATCGAAGACACGAGGCTTTGCTGGCCGAAAATAAATTTCCACCATTTTATTCCCCATTGTTGGGGAAATACGGCCGGTACCGTGTACGTGTCGGCAAAGGCCAGCATACACATGTTTAAAAGCGGGCCGTAAAAAAACAAAATAAATACGGCAAAGATGATAAACTCAATAAAACGTTTGCGCCCGACGGCAAAATAAAAACGTTTGGGATTCAAATACTTGAACATAAAAACTCCGAAAAGCGATTCAATCGGGAAACGCCGATTATTGTTTGGCTGCTTTCTTAAATGATTTTAAAAGGCTGCGAAAAACGCGGTAGAAAAACTTCAGCGGAGGGCGCCGAAAAGTTCACCCTTCAGGCACCCTCCCCCGTTTTTTTAAACTACTTCAGCGTACTGATTTCCACATCCCAGCGTTCATTAAAGGCGGTCGAAAGATCGCCGATAGACATAACGCGGAATTTGCTTACGTCGAGGTCGCGCAAATCTTCATAGCCGGTTAAGTCCATCTTTGTCGTATCGACAAGCGGAATGGCGGCCATTTTGCGCACGAGCATGGTTTGCGTCTGCTCGCTCAAAATGTAATTGATAAACGCAAAGGCGCCGTCGCTGTTCGAACCGAAATTCGGAACAATCAAGCCCTGAACGGAACCGGTAAAAGAGGGTTCGATCGTGCACATTTTGATGTATTCGGGGACCGTTCCCGCAGCGCGCTGCGAAAGCAGCATATCCGCCCATGCGGGGCACATGTCGATTTCGCCGTTGGAAAGAAGGTCGAGCGTTCCCTGGTTTTTATTGGGATACACAACCGCTCCGCCGGATTTATACATATACGGATGGATTTTCGCCAAATAGCCGAATCCGGGATCCCATTCTTTTGTCCATTTTTCGTCGTCGCTCATCATCGCCGCAGGATCCGAAATAAAGTTGTACACGGCCGTGCGCGCAAACGAATCGCCGGCACCGCCGGTTCCGGGCGTGTTGTAAGAAAAGCGTCCGGGATGATCCATAATCCACTGCGTCAATTCGTCGGTGGTTTTAGGCGGAGTGGGAACCGTTTTGGAATTGTAGGCAAGAACGACGGTCGTTCCGCGGTACGGCTGCAACTTACCCTTTGCCGTCGGCGGCTGAGCGGAAACCCCGGCCGCATTGGGCACCTTGGCCGGATCGATTTTCAAAAAGCCCTGCTCACCGATAAGCGAAACCGTGCGCGACAAATCGTCGCCGCCCAAATCGACCAAATCGTAATCGGTTTTGGTTTGCTTCGCCTTATAGGCCGCCGTAAGCATATCGACCAGAGACTGCGTTCCCGTGCCGCTGAGCATAAAATTCAATTTGATTTCATACTTTCCCGCGTATTCGGAATTCGTGTTGAAATCGGTTGCCAACGCTTCAAATATTTGGCGGACATTGTCCGAACCGGTTGCCCAAAGGTTGACGGTTTTGTTGTCTTTTGCCTGCGCTTTTTTTCCGCACGCAGTAAACAAAAGCGATAACGCGGCGCACACGGAGAGAACCGCGTAAATCCGATTTTTTTTCATGTGTTTGTACTCCTTTTTGTGAAAAAAATCTGAATATGATTTAAATAGTTTAGCACGAGAATTTCTATCGCGC is a window encoding:
- a CDS encoding extracellular solute-binding protein — its product is MKKVKIAAALAVFVAGIVCFSGCKGKNESSVSSTGKIVLTVAARGGTHTDVIEAVKGDFEQKNNCTVNVLAFSADDLKQHAALDSINTKGVYDLVMIDDPVMPEFTENGVLQNLTAMGYKDDTDFVEKSLALGKSPYATGDTYALPFTGNVQLFFYNDSVLKDAGMPLPSSWEDVLKTAKKIKSAGKAGYVIRGQQGNPIVSDFLPVLWAYGGDVFDENWNVVVDSPEAKKALKMYCDLFAAGANYEKNDIVASVANGNAGMALGWPSWFISSSNAQASYAAIPDRVSSSSEKHATGMIGNWMMGITANSTHKETALKLLTYLTSAEVQKSAVDKGGVPTRTSVFTDSAITAKYPYFSVIYEGTNNSVVRPRTPKWSSVENAFGIELSNVVSAGKSIDDGLAAAKKAIEEIMAK
- a CDS encoding ABC transporter ATP-binding protein, producing MNENKENRPVKLEIRNMSKLYKNGDGVQNINLSIYEGEIVTMLGPSGCGKSTILRTIGGFLDVTSGDILIDNKSIVALPPEKRPTAMVFQSYNLWTHMTIYENLAFGLKLRKIPKATIKTEIEKYLELVSMSGCEKKYPGQLSGGQQQRIAIARSLMLKPEVLLLDEPFSALDAKIRQQMREELKKIQSELGITVVFVTHDQEEAMGISHRIVVMNKGVFEQIGTPTEIYDKPASRYVASFIGDMNFLNHNGKIIAARPEDITISEKASDFSGTIRTIMVLGHYEEVTVQCGNSIVRCFATREQAKNLAPGQQVHLGLNRYHEF
- a CDS encoding ABC transporter permease, whose product is MFKYLNPKRFYFAVGRKRFIEFIIFAVFILFFYGPLLNMCMLAFADTYTVPAVFPQQWGIKWWKFIFGQQSLVSSIVQSFTVAAITTMCSMVLCIPAAYALARFKFPGRKIFMLSFLLTNAFPKLGIYTSIGILFYKYNLMGTLAGVVIIHMINSMMFMVWLPASAFRSVHRQQEEAARDVGAGPLRTFFSVTLPMAMPGIAVATLYTFLGSMEEAQGTMLVGLGRIKTMPVEMYGVILDYPGQAGAVFALILIVPSLVLILAMRKYIGPAAIAGGFKMK
- a CDS encoding ABC transporter permease, whose protein sequence is MNKTIKQRLVAYGLVMPAFLTVMAVVALPIIAAVQKSFTHPKTGEFTFENYLFFFTTKRELTNLGFTLFVVVMTVVIAITVAYLLALFLRFVDSPFSRAIGSLYLLPRFVPGLVAVYAMITIIRDSGLINRISNVFGADIKLGLMYHAGGMILMNLWFNIPFAALMITAGLSAVPDSIIESARDVGASKIRVFFSMILPLSLKDIVVAGTFVFMSNVGAFTTPYLMGGNFPKMLGISLFDQFNKYLRYERAAALSVIMFLLCSVSAGVYIYTNLKEKAWEKN
- a CDS encoding extracellular solute-binding protein, encoding MKKNRIYAVLSVCAALSLLFTACGKKAQAKDNKTVNLWATGSDNVRQIFEALATDFNTNSEYAGKYEIKLNFMLSGTGTQSLVDMLTAAYKAKQTKTDYDLVDLGGDDLSRTVSLIGEQGFLKIDPAKVPNAAGVSAQPPTAKGKLQPYRGTTVVLAYNSKTVPTPPKTTDELTQWIMDHPGRFSYNTPGTGGAGDSFARTAVYNFISDPAAMMSDDEKWTKEWDPGFGYLAKIHPYMYKSGGAVVYPNKNQGTLDLLSNGEIDMCPAWADMLLSQRAAGTVPEYIKMCTIEPSFTGSVQGLIVPNFGSNSDGAFAFINYILSEQTQTMLVRKMAAIPLVDTTKMDLTGYEDLRDLDVSKFRVMSIGDLSTAFNERWDVEISTLK
- a CDS encoding carbohydrate ABC transporter permease, which encodes MKYKIRPLKALFLAIVLLWTLFPIYWMLSLSIRSNAELTAKLSILPHSFTFSHFVSLFKFKHIGNSIVNSLQVALVSLAIAVCAGVPCAYIFSRARFAFRLKKTGILWVLLLRVLPPIAFAIPLYVMMNRIGLLGTKIPIVLSHILLNIPFIIWYLVSFFANQPKELEESAKIDGAGEWTVFLKIILPLILPGLAAVLILTFMTSWNEYLYGVIFVQKSDHYTVPLILATLNSEQELAQWGNIAAGGVLSVIPVSLFVLFAQTYLIKGLAGGAVKG
- a CDS encoding glycerophosphodiester phosphodiesterase family protein encodes the protein MSEKLILLTAHSGCENTVPNSAEYIQKALDLPCDIIEIDVRKSADGFYLSHDAPHGKSAVMLDEALEFLGKKPSVCVNFDLKEDIVCSLAEYLEQKNFMYRAFFSGSVSQESFCALKNGKGRVLFNIDGASLKSGADSFLRDLKQKMPGLKALNLYYKDASKDLVDACHTQGLKVFVWTVDGANDVKRMIDFGVDGITANRVIQASECLLSARSKKFEGLYDIVCIGPVSKDIMIDHLGNEDRLLGGAIIQSGYAAYGAGFKTAVCTKCNDTDSSTLAELDKAPMDVYRFFSADTTSIRNTYFTADKEQRTCDLISESDPFYACDILKVPARIYHFAGLTTDDFDDTLFVAALGHGKIAVDAQCLLRRPTTSGSMDYADWKNKRTYLSYIDYFKTDAKEGEILTGLSDTRKAAAQLCDWGAKEVLITHNTEVIVRTRDFLYSCPIKARSLAGRTGRGDTCFATYIAERNTSSIPEALLFATALVSLKMETKGPFRGTRADVRKYIENFYTDEDVRSVSV
- the iolE gene encoding myo-inosose-2 dehydratase, with translation MFKKDAVFLGIAPIGWCNDDMPELGKENTFEQIISEMALAGFTGCEIGNKYPSDPAVLKEALDLRGMRIASRWYSSFLLTKPLKENVASFKKELDFLSAVKANRINVSEQSYSIQGKMDVPVLQNKKHVMNDEEWKTFTTGLNELGKVATDKGFKLCYHHHMGTVVQSLTETERMMEQTDPRYVYLCYDTGHFTFAGEDPAAILKKHIGRVGHVHLKDVRPKVLKQVKDNGWSFLTAVKNGAFTVPGDGCIDFDTVFKLLADNKYEGWILVEAEQDPAKANPFKYAKMARAFIKEHAKI